In Candidatus Binatia bacterium, the sequence ATGGCGAGACGTCGTAGTTGAGGTGGTTTGCCTTTCCGATCACCACCCTCGACTACGTCCGCAGACCCTGCGGAGCCGCGCAGCGGGGGGCGGGGGTGTCAGTGCAGTCATGTATCGCACAGTCCGCGATGAAAAGCCAGGACGGAGACACCATCAGAAACGGAGCTGGGCCGCATGAGACCCCGACGCCCCGGCCACTCAGGCGGCGGCGCGCTCGCTGCGGCCCGGCTGCACCGCGGCGATGAAACGCAGATGCGCGTGGCGATCGAGGGTCTCTTGCAGCCAGAAGTCGTTCTTGAACAGCAACAGCGGCCGGCCCTCCACGTCGAGCAGGCACAGCACGGCGCCGAGGCGCTCGAGCTCGACGGGATCGAAGTTGCCCTCCACCCAGCGGGCGTGCTGCGACGGCTGGGCTTCGAAACGCACGTCGACGTCGTACTCGCTCTTGAGACGGGACTGGATGACGTCGAACTGCAGCCGCCCGACGGCGCCGAGGATGGGGTCGCGCTCGAGGCGCTCGCGGTGGAAGAACACCTGGACCGCACCTTCCTCGGACAGCTGGTCGAGCCCCTTCTTCAATTGCTTGCGCTTGAGGGGCTCGGTCAAAACGAGGCGCACGAAGTGCTCCGGCGAGAAGCGCGGAATGCCGGCGAACTCGATGCCCCCGGCCTCGCTGAGCGAGTCGCCGATGCGCAACAGGCCGGGGTCCCACACGCCGACAATGTCGCCGGCGAAGGCCTCCTCGATGCAGGTGCGTTCCTGCGCCCGGAACTGCAGCGAGCGCTTGAGGGCGAGCCGTTTGCCGGTGCGCCCGAGGGTCACTTCCATGCCGCGCACGAAGCGCCCGGAGCACACCCGCACGAAGGCGACGCGGTCGCGGTGCAGCGGGTCCATGTTCGCCTGAATTTTGAAGACGAAGCCCGAGAACGCAGGCGCGTCGGGCGACACCGGGCCGGTGGCCGTCGCGCGCGGCAGCGGCGGCGGCGCCAGCTCGATGAACTGGTCGAGGAACGGCTCGACGCCGAAGTTGGTCAAGGCGCTGCCAAAGAACACCGGCGTCAGCTCGCCGCTGCGGAAGGCTTCGTGGTCGAAGCCCGTGCCGGCGCCGTGCAGCAGGGCAAGCGAGTCCGACAGCCGACCGTGGGCGCGGTCGCCGATGACGGCGCGAAACGCCGGATCGTCGAGGCTGCCCACCTGCATCACGGCCTTGTGCGCCGCCCGTTCGCCACGCTCGAACAGCAGCACCCGCTGCAACCAGCGGTCGTAGACACCCTGGAAGCCGGCACCGGAGCCGATCGGCCAGGTTGCCGGGCTGGCGGGAATGCCGAGCACCCGTTCGATCTCGTCGAGCAGGTCGAGCGGGTCGCGCCCCTCCCGATCCATCTTGTTGATGAAGGTGACGATGGGGATGCGGCGCATGCGGCAGACCTCGAACAGCTTGATGGTCTGCGGCTCCACCCCCTTGGCGCTGTCCAGCAGCATGATGGCGCAGTCGGCCGCGGCCAAGGTGCGGTAGGTGTCTTCGCTGAAGTCGTTGTGGCCGGGCGTGTCGAGCAGGTTGATCTCGTAACCGCCATAGGGGAACTGCATCACACTGGTGGTGATGGAGATGCCGCGCTCGCGCTCGAGCGCCATCCAGTCGCTGGTCGCATGGCGCGCGTCGCGCCGCTGCTTCACCGACCCGGCCAGATGCACGGCGTCGCCGTAGAGCAGCAGCTTTTCGGTCAGCGTCGTTTTGCCGGCGTCGGGGTGGGAGATGATCGCGAAGGTGCGCCGGCGCGCCACCTCCGCTTTCAGTCGTTCCCTCGAATCGTTCATGCCCAATCTCAGCTTCCTCGATTGCCTGCGATTTTCCTGCCCACCCGTGGGCACCCACGCTGCAGATGTCTTCGAAGAGAGGGTTGCATTCTCAATGTTGAAGACCAGCCAGCGTCGCCGCACAGGGCGGCGCATCACTGCCGTGAGCGGTCGAAATCAAGGCGGGGTGCGGGGGATGATCACGGGTAAAGAGAAGACGAGATCGCGGCCAAAGTCAATCGCTACCCCCTCGCAGCAGTGCAGAGCGTGCGTCTGGTTCAGACGGGCGGCTGTGCTATGAATCCCTGCACCTGGAGGCCACGATGAGTCTTGATCCGGCGATGTTCCTGCCCGCAGCAGTCGATGCGGAGACGGCTGCATTGAACGACGGTATTGAACGGTTGCTGGTGACGCAGCCGTCGATCGACCAGCTGCAGCCGCAGGCCTTTCGCGATGCGCGCGAAGCCGGCGCGAGCGCCTTCGGACCGATCGTCCGCGTCGACTGGGCGACGGAGCGTCGCATCCCCGGGCCTGCCGGCGAGATCGCCATCCGTCAGTTCGTTCCCGAGACCGTGAAGGGCGTCTGCCTGCACATCCACGGGGGCGGATTCGTCATCGGCCGTGCCCACCATCAGGACGTGCCGCTGGCGAGGCTCGCCACTGAGGGCCAGCTGGCCGTCGTGAGCGTCGATTACCGGCTGGCTCCGGAACACCCCTACCCGGCCGCTCCCGACGATTGCGAGGCGGCCGCCGTATGGTTGGCGGCCAACGCCAAACGCGAGTTCGGCACGGATCGACTGCTGATCGGTGGCGAATCGGCGGGCGCCAATCTCGCCGCCGTGACCCTGCTCCGCATGCGTGACCGGCATCGTTTCACGGGCTTCTCCGGCGCCATGCTGACGTTCGGCGTGTTCGACATCTCGATGACGCCGAGCGCGCGCCGCTGGGGCAACCGCAACCTGGTCCTCAATACGCCGATCATGCAGTGGTTCAGTGATCACTACGTTCCCGCCGAGCGGCGGCAGGATCCCGACGTGTCACCCCTGTACGGCGATCTCTCGGACCTGCCGCCCGCCATCTTCACCGTCGGCACATTGGATCCGCTGCTCGACGATACGCTGTTCATGCAGGCGCGCTGGCTGGCAGCCGGCAACCGCGCCGCGCTCCAGGTGTTCCCGGGCGGGATCCACGGCTTCATCGCCTTTCCCCTCGAGATCGCCCGCCGCGCCAACGAGCGGATCGTTCAGTTCCTCAAGCAGGCATAAGACCATCGGAGGATCAAATGGACTTCGAGCATTCAGAGCGTGCCCAGCACTACATCGACCAGGTCACGCGCTTCGTACGCGAACGCATCGTCCCGAGGGAACAGACCTACCTCGACCAGCTCGTCCACAGCGAGGACTGGCGACAATGGCGGATCCCTCCGATCATCGAACAGCTCAAGGCTGAAGCGAAGGCCGCAGGGCTCTGGAATCTCTTCCTGCCCGACAGCGAGCACGGTGCCGGCCTCGACAATCGCGACTACGCGCCGCTGGCGGAGATCATGGGCAGTAGCTTCCTCGCGCCCGAGGTTTTCAACTGCAGTGCCCCGGATACCGGCAACGCCGAGGTGCTGGTGCGCTACGGCTCGGAGGAGCAGAAGGAACGCTGGCTCAAGCCCCTGCTCGACGGCGACATCCGTTCCGGCTTCGCCATGACCGAGCCGGCCGTGGCGTCGAGCGACGCCACCAACATGAAGGCCACCTGCGAGGTGGACGGCGATCAGATCGTCATCAACGGCCAGAAGTGGTGGACCAGCGGCGCCGGCGACCCGCGCTGCAAGTTCCTGATCTTCATGGGCGTAACCGACCCCCGTGCCGAACGCCACCAGCGCCACTCCATGGTGCTCGTGCCCATGGACAGCCCCGGCGTGAAGATCGTGCGCATGGTGCCCGTGTTCGGCCATCTGGACGAGCCCCACGGCCACGGCGAGGTCGTGTTCGACGACGTCCGCGTGCCGAAGAGCAACTTCATTGCCGGTCCGGGGCGCGGCTTCGAGATCGCACAGGGGCGGCTGGGTCCGGGCCGCATCCATCACTGCATGCGTGCCGTCGGCGGGGCCGAGCGGGCTTTGCAGCGTCTGTGTGAGCGAGCCGCGGGGCGTGTCGCCTTCGGCAAACCTCTGGCGAATCTGGGCGCCAACCGCGACATCATCGCCAACTGCCGCATGGCCATCGACCAGGCGCGGCTACTCACGCTGCACGCCGCTTGGGCGTTGGACCGCCACGGCACCTTCGGCGCGCTCACGGACGTGTCGGCGATCAAAGTGGTTGCCCCGAACGTGCTGCAGATGGTGGTCGACGCCGCCATCCAGATTCACGGTGGCGAGGGGGTGGCCGACGCCGAGCTCACCCGCCTGATGGCGACGGCCCGCGCCCTACGGATCGCCGACGGGCCGGATGAGGTGCATCGCGGGATGGTGGCCCGGCTGGAGCTGAAGAAATACCGGTAGCGGCGTCTGTACTGGGCCAGCACGACACAGGACGAGCTCATGGCTGGTGGACAGCGAGGAAAAGAATTGATAGCTGTCCGTCGTGAAGGAGGGTGGTCTATGTTGAAAGTCGTAGGAATTCTCTTCGGTGTGGCGATCCTGATGTTGAGCGTGGCCGTCACGCGCACGGAAGCCGCTTGCTGCTCGGCCTCCTGCATTGGCCCGGTCCCGTGGCATGCGTGCTTCGCCGATACGACCTCGTGCAATACTATCCCCTGTGTCCCCCCGGGCGCGACTTCGTTGCACGTTGATGCCAGCGCCACCTGCGGTCAGGGCGACTTCGCCTCTTGCCCCACCAGCGAGGTGGGCCAGTGTAATGACAACGTGAACAATGACGGATGGATCGACAGCGTCACGGACATGGCCGACCCGGATTGCAACGTTGGGCCCAGGGTTGGGGCGCCCGCCGCGGGCCCGTTCGGAGCTGCGGCCCTCGTGGTCTCGCTGATGATTTTCGGTATTTACCGCCTGGCTCGTAAGAGTCAGAGCTAGGCCAGTCCCTCGTTTCGCTCCTTTCCGCACATCCGCCGGGCTGGCTTAAAGAGGCAGCCCGGCCGTTTATCTGACGCTCGTTGGCGACGGCTGCGTAGGCGACGTCAGTCCGAGTGCGGATAGCCGGCATTAACGCGGCATTTGTCATAAGACCCATCAGAAATTCCCGAACCCTCGGCCGTACCCCCAAAACTTCAGACGGACCCGTATATACGGCCGGCACGCCGGTGGTATTCGACGCGGTCTATCCGAAGTTTGTGACCTTTACGATTCCGCCGGCAACCACGGTCCTGACGTCCTGCATCACGTCATGGCCCGGGGAATCGAGCGCCGCCGCATCTTCCGGTCCGACCGCGACCGCCACGACTGACTCGCGCGTCTGACGACCTGCAGCCTGGAGGGGGGCGCGAGCGGTGGGCGTTCGATGAGCGCGTCTTGGGTTCGAGCCAGTTCGTCATACGGTTGCGGAGCGAGCAGCTCGCCAAGGCTACGTGCACGCCCCGCGGAGAATCGCGCGACGTCACGCTGGCGCAGCTTGCGCGGGCCGT encodes:
- a CDS encoding alpha/beta hydrolase; this encodes MSLDPAMFLPAAVDAETAALNDGIERLLVTQPSIDQLQPQAFRDAREAGASAFGPIVRVDWATERRIPGPAGEIAIRQFVPETVKGVCLHIHGGGFVIGRAHHQDVPLARLATEGQLAVVSVDYRLAPEHPYPAAPDDCEAAAVWLAANAKREFGTDRLLIGGESAGANLAAVTLLRMRDRHRFTGFSGAMLTFGVFDISMTPSARRWGNRNLVLNTPIMQWFSDHYVPAERRQDPDVSPLYGDLSDLPPAIFTVGTLDPLLDDTLFMQARWLAAGNRAALQVFPGGIHGFIAFPLEIARRANERIVQFLKQA
- a CDS encoding acyl-CoA dehydrogenase family protein — its product is MDFEHSERAQHYIDQVTRFVRERIVPREQTYLDQLVHSEDWRQWRIPPIIEQLKAEAKAAGLWNLFLPDSEHGAGLDNRDYAPLAEIMGSSFLAPEVFNCSAPDTGNAEVLVRYGSEEQKERWLKPLLDGDIRSGFAMTEPAVASSDATNMKATCEVDGDQIVINGQKWWTSGAGDPRCKFLIFMGVTDPRAERHQRHSMVLVPMDSPGVKIVRMVPVFGHLDEPHGHGEVVFDDVRVPKSNFIAGPGRGFEIAQGRLGPGRIHHCMRAVGGAERALQRLCERAAGRVAFGKPLANLGANRDIIANCRMAIDQARLLTLHAAWALDRHGTFGALTDVSAIKVVAPNVLQMVVDAAIQIHGGEGVADAELTRLMATARALRIADGPDEVHRGMVARLELKKYR
- a CDS encoding peptide chain release factor 3, which codes for MNDSRERLKAEVARRRTFAIISHPDAGKTTLTEKLLLYGDAVHLAGSVKQRRDARHATSDWMALERERGISITTSVMQFPYGGYEINLLDTPGHNDFSEDTYRTLAAADCAIMLLDSAKGVEPQTIKLFEVCRMRRIPIVTFINKMDREGRDPLDLLDEIERVLGIPASPATWPIGSGAGFQGVYDRWLQRVLLFERGERAAHKAVMQVGSLDDPAFRAVIGDRAHGRLSDSLALLHGAGTGFDHEAFRSGELTPVFFGSALTNFGVEPFLDQFIELAPPPLPRATATGPVSPDAPAFSGFVFKIQANMDPLHRDRVAFVRVCSGRFVRGMEVTLGRTGKRLALKRSLQFRAQERTCIEEAFAGDIVGVWDPGLLRIGDSLSEAGGIEFAGIPRFSPEHFVRLVLTEPLKRKQLKKGLDQLSEEGAVQVFFHRERLERDPILGAVGRLQFDVIQSRLKSEYDVDVRFEAQPSQHARWVEGNFDPVELERLGAVLCLLDVEGRPLLLFKNDFWLQETLDRHAHLRFIAAVQPGRSERAAA